The following proteins are encoded in a genomic region of Pseudomonas sp. Os17:
- the acnD gene encoding Fe/S-dependent 2-methylisocitrate dehydratase AcnD yields the protein MNTEFRKTLPGSQLDYFDARAAVDALQPGAYDSLPYTSRVLAENLVRRCDPATLNASLGQLIERRDDLDFPWFPARVVCHDILGQTALVDLAGLRDAIADQGGDPALVNPVVPTQLIVDHSLAVECGGFDPDAFDKNRAIEDRRNEDRFHFINWTKKAFKNVDVIPPGNGIMHQINLEKMSPVIQVRDGVAFPDTCVGTDSHTPHVDALGVIAIGVGGLEAENVMLGRASWMRLPEIIGVELTGKLQPGITATDMVLALTEFLRKQKVVGAWLEFFGAGAAALTLGDRATISNMAPEYGATAAMFYIDQQTIDYLKLTGREDEQVRLVESYAKHTGLWADSLKSARYERGLQFDLSSVVRNMAGPSNPHARVATRDLAAKGIAGQWSEVPGQMPDGAVIIAAITSCTNTSNPRNVIAAGLLARNANKLGLTRKPWVKSSLAPGSKTVAMYLEEAGLGHELEQLGFGVVAFACTTCNGMSGALDPVIQKEIIDRDLYATAVLSGNRNFDGRIHPYAKQAFLASPPLVVAYAIAGTIRFDIEKDVLGLDADGREIRLKDIWPSDEEIDAVVKSAVKPEQFRKVYIPMFAIHEDTGPKVEPLYDWRPQSTYIRRPPYWEGALAGERSLKGMRPLAVLPDNITTDHLSPSNAIMLDSAAGEYLAKMGLPEEDFNSYATHRGDHLTAQRATFANPKLFNEMVQENGKVKQGSLARIEPEGKVTRMWEAIETYMQRKQPLIIIAGADYGQGSSRDWAAKGVRLAGVEAIVAEGFERIHRTNLVGMGVLPLEFLAGTDRKTLGIDGTETYDVIGERTPRAQLTLVINRRNGERLEVPVTCRLDTAEEVSIYEAGGVLQRFAQDFLESAVAS from the coding sequence ATGAACACTGAATTTCGCAAGACGCTGCCCGGCAGCCAGCTGGACTATTTCGACGCCCGTGCGGCGGTCGATGCGCTGCAGCCCGGGGCCTACGACAGCCTGCCCTACACCTCCCGCGTACTGGCGGAAAACCTGGTGCGTCGCTGTGATCCGGCGACCCTCAACGCCTCCCTCGGGCAACTGATCGAACGCCGCGACGACCTGGACTTCCCGTGGTTCCCGGCCCGCGTGGTGTGCCACGACATCCTCGGCCAGACCGCGCTGGTGGACCTGGCCGGCCTGCGCGACGCCATCGCCGACCAGGGCGGTGACCCGGCCCTGGTCAACCCGGTGGTGCCGACCCAGCTGATCGTCGACCACTCCCTGGCCGTGGAATGCGGCGGTTTCGACCCGGACGCCTTCGACAAGAACCGCGCCATAGAAGACCGGCGCAACGAAGACCGTTTCCACTTCATCAACTGGACCAAGAAGGCCTTCAAGAACGTCGACGTGATCCCGCCGGGCAACGGCATCATGCACCAGATCAACCTGGAGAAAATGTCCCCGGTGATCCAGGTGCGCGACGGGGTGGCCTTCCCTGATACCTGCGTCGGCACCGACAGCCACACCCCTCACGTGGATGCCCTGGGCGTGATCGCCATCGGCGTCGGCGGCCTGGAAGCCGAGAACGTCATGCTCGGTCGCGCTTCGTGGATGCGCCTGCCGGAAATCATCGGCGTCGAGCTCACCGGCAAGCTGCAACCGGGGATCACCGCCACCGACATGGTGCTGGCGCTGACCGAGTTCCTGCGCAAGCAGAAAGTGGTCGGGGCCTGGCTGGAGTTCTTCGGCGCAGGCGCCGCGGCCCTGACCCTGGGCGACCGCGCCACCATCTCCAACATGGCCCCGGAATACGGCGCCACCGCGGCGATGTTCTACATCGACCAGCAGACCATCGACTACCTCAAGCTCACCGGTCGTGAAGACGAACAAGTGCGCCTGGTAGAGAGCTACGCCAAGCACACCGGCCTGTGGGCCGACAGCCTGAAGAGCGCGCGTTACGAGCGCGGCCTGCAGTTCGACCTGTCGTCGGTGGTGCGCAACATGGCCGGGCCGAGCAACCCCCACGCCCGGGTCGCCACCCGCGACCTGGCGGCCAAGGGCATTGCCGGGCAGTGGTCCGAAGTACCGGGGCAGATGCCCGACGGCGCGGTGATCATCGCCGCCATCACCAGCTGCACCAACACCAGCAACCCACGCAACGTGATCGCCGCCGGCCTGCTGGCGCGCAACGCCAACAAGCTGGGGTTGACCCGCAAGCCGTGGGTCAAGTCGTCCCTGGCCCCGGGTTCGAAAACCGTGGCCATGTACCTGGAAGAAGCCGGCCTGGGCCATGAGCTGGAGCAGCTTGGCTTTGGCGTGGTGGCCTTTGCCTGCACCACCTGCAACGGCATGTCCGGCGCCCTGGACCCGGTGATCCAGAAAGAGATCATCGATCGCGACCTGTACGCCACCGCCGTGCTGTCGGGCAACCGCAACTTCGACGGGCGCATCCACCCTTATGCCAAGCAGGCGTTCCTGGCTTCGCCGCCGCTGGTGGTGGCCTACGCGATTGCCGGCACCATCCGCTTCGATATCGAGAAGGACGTGCTGGGCCTGGATGCCGACGGCCGGGAAATCCGCCTCAAGGACATCTGGCCGAGCGACGAAGAGATCGACGCCGTGGTCAAGTCAGCGGTCAAGCCGGAGCAGTTCCGCAAGGTCTACATCCCGATGTTCGCCATCCACGAAGACACCGGCCCGAAAGTCGAGCCGCTGTACGACTGGCGCCCGCAGAGCACCTACATCCGCCGTCCGCCTTACTGGGAAGGGGCGCTGGCCGGGGAGCGCAGCCTCAAGGGCATGCGCCCGCTGGCAGTGCTGCCGGACAACATCACCACCGACCACCTGTCGCCGTCCAACGCCATCATGCTCGACAGTGCGGCGGGCGAGTACCTGGCGAAAATGGGCCTGCCGGAAGAGGACTTCAACTCCTACGCGACCCACCGTGGCGACCACTTGACCGCCCAGCGTGCGACCTTCGCCAACCCGAAACTGTTCAATGAAATGGTCCAGGAAAACGGCAAGGTCAAGCAGGGCTCCCTGGCGCGGATCGAGCCGGAAGGCAAAGTGACGCGGATGTGGGAAGCCATCGAAACCTACATGCAGCGCAAGCAGCCGCTGATCATCATTGCCGGCGCCGACTACGGCCAGGGTTCGTCCCGCGACTGGGCGGCCAAGGGCGTGCGCCTGGCGGGCGTGGAAGCCATCGTCGCCGAAGGCTTCGAGCGCATCCACCGCACCAACCTGGTGGGCATGGGCGTGCTGCCGCTGGAGTTCCTCGCGGGCACCGACCGCAAGACCCTGGGCATCGACGGCACTGAAACCTACGACGTGATCGGCGAACGCACGCCACGGGCGCAGTTGACCCTGGTGATCAACCGCCGCAACGGCGAGCGGTTGGAGGTGCCGGTCACCTGCCGCCTCGACACCGCCGAAGAAGTGTCGATCTACGAGGCGGGTGGGGTGCTGCAACGCTTCGCCCAGGACTTCCTGGAATCGGCCGTAGCCAGCTAA
- the prpF gene encoding 2-methylaconitate cis-trans isomerase PrpF produces MAFVAQIKIPATYMRGGTSKGVFFNLKDLPEAAQLPGAARDALLLRVIGSPDPYDKQIDGMGGATSSTSKTVILSKSIKADHDVDYLFGQVAIDKAFVDWSGNCGNLSAAVGSFAISSGLVDPARIPQNGVAVVRIWQANIGKSIIAHVPITNGEVQETGDFELDGVTFPAAEVQLEFLDPAAEEEGAGGSMFPTGNLVDDLEVPGVGTFKATLINAGIPTIFVNAADIGYRGTELQGDINGDPKALAMFETIRAHGALRMGLIQHLDQAAQRQHTPKVAFVAPPADYQASSGKAIKAGDVDLLVRALSMGKLHHAMMGTAAVAIGTAAAIPGTLVNLAAGGGARSAVRFGHPSGTLRVGAEATRNGDDWTVVKAIMSRSARVLMEGWVRVPGDSF; encoded by the coding sequence ATGGCATTTGTAGCGCAGATCAAGATTCCCGCCACCTACATGCGTGGCGGCACCAGCAAGGGCGTGTTCTTCAACCTCAAGGACCTGCCCGAGGCGGCCCAGCTGCCGGGCGCGGCCCGCGATGCCCTGCTGTTGCGGGTGATCGGCAGCCCCGATCCCTATGACAAGCAGATCGACGGCATGGGCGGCGCCACCTCCAGCACCAGCAAGACGGTGATCCTGTCCAAGAGCATCAAGGCCGATCACGACGTCGACTACCTGTTCGGCCAAGTGGCCATCGACAAGGCCTTCGTCGACTGGAGCGGCAACTGCGGCAACCTCTCGGCGGCGGTCGGTTCGTTCGCCATCAGCAGCGGCCTGGTGGACCCGGCGCGCATTCCGCAGAACGGCGTGGCGGTGGTGCGTATCTGGCAGGCCAATATCGGCAAGAGCATCATCGCCCACGTGCCGATCACCAATGGCGAGGTTCAGGAAACCGGTGATTTCGAGCTGGATGGGGTGACCTTTCCGGCGGCCGAAGTGCAACTGGAGTTTCTCGATCCGGCGGCCGAGGAGGAGGGCGCCGGCGGTTCGATGTTCCCCACCGGCAACCTGGTGGACGATCTGGAAGTGCCCGGTGTCGGCACCTTCAAGGCGACCCTGATCAATGCCGGGATTCCAACGATCTTCGTCAACGCGGCGGACATCGGTTATCGCGGCACCGAACTGCAGGGCGACATCAATGGCGACCCCAAGGCCCTGGCGATGTTCGAGACCATCCGCGCCCACGGTGCCCTGCGCATGGGCCTGATTCAGCACCTGGACCAAGCCGCTCAGCGCCAGCACACGCCGAAGGTGGCCTTTGTCGCGCCGCCGGCGGATTACCAGGCCTCCAGCGGCAAGGCGATCAAGGCCGGGGACGTCGACCTGCTGGTGCGCGCCCTGTCCATGGGCAAGCTGCACCACGCGATGATGGGCACCGCCGCGGTCGCCATCGGCACCGCGGCGGCAATTCCGGGGACCCTGGTCAACCTGGCGGCCGGTGGTGGTGCGCGCAGCGCGGTGCGTTTTGGCCACCCTTCGGGCACCTTGCGCGTTGGCGCCGAAGCCACCCGGAACGGCGATGACTGGACCGTGGTCAAGGCCATCATGAGCCGCAGCGCGCGGGTGCTGATGGAAGGCTGGGTGCGAGTGCCTGGCGACAGTTTCTAA
- the prpD gene encoding 2-methylcitrate dehydratase: MSANVDLNNRPEYDQVLQDIADYVLTYSIDSQEALDTARNCLMDTLGCGLLALRFPECTKHLGPFVEGTVVPFGARVPGTSYRLDPVKAAWDIGCIVRWLDYNDTWLAAEWGHPSDNLGGILAVADHLSQKRVANGEAPLTMSDVLKAMIMAHEIQGVMALENSFNRVGLDHVLLVKVASTAVCAQLMGADREQLLAALSQAFVDGQALRTYRHAPNAGSRKSWAAGDATSRGVRLADIALRGEMGIPGVLSAPQWGFYDVLFSHTNKDLALKPEGQRQFKLAQEYASYVMENVLFKISFPAEFHAQTACEAAVILHPKVRNRLHEIDRIVITTHESAIRIISKVGPLANAADRDHCLQYMTAVPLAFGTLVAEHYEDDFHAAHPIIDQLREKMQIVEDPRYTREYLEADKRSIANAIQVFFKDGSSTEQVAVEYPIGHRRRRAEGIPLLEDKFKANLATRFTAQRATQIFQLCKDPARLQATPVHRFVDLLVI, from the coding sequence ATGAGCGCCAACGTAGACCTGAACAACCGTCCCGAGTACGACCAGGTCCTGCAGGACATCGCCGACTATGTCCTGACCTATTCCATCGACTCCCAAGAAGCCCTCGACACCGCTCGCAACTGCCTGATGGACACCCTGGGCTGCGGCCTGCTGGCCTTGCGTTTTCCCGAATGCACCAAGCACCTGGGGCCATTCGTCGAAGGCACCGTGGTGCCCTTTGGTGCGCGGGTGCCCGGCACCAGCTACCGCCTCGACCCGGTAAAGGCGGCCTGGGACATCGGCTGCATCGTGCGCTGGCTGGACTACAACGACACCTGGCTGGCGGCCGAGTGGGGGCATCCTTCGGACAACCTCGGCGGGATTCTGGCGGTGGCCGATCACCTGTCGCAAAAGCGCGTGGCCAATGGCGAGGCGCCGCTGACCATGAGCGATGTGCTCAAGGCGATGATCATGGCTCATGAGATTCAGGGCGTGATGGCCCTGGAAAACTCCTTCAACCGCGTCGGGCTCGATCATGTGCTGCTGGTGAAAGTCGCCTCCACCGCCGTCTGCGCCCAACTGATGGGGGCCGATCGCGAGCAACTGCTGGCGGCGCTGTCCCAGGCCTTCGTCGATGGCCAGGCGCTGCGCACCTACCGTCATGCGCCGAATGCCGGTTCACGCAAATCCTGGGCGGCGGGGGATGCAACCAGTCGCGGGGTGCGCCTGGCGGATATCGCCCTGCGCGGCGAGATGGGCATTCCCGGGGTGCTCAGCGCGCCGCAGTGGGGCTTCTATGACGTGCTGTTCAGCCATACCAACAAGGACCTGGCGCTCAAGCCCGAGGGCCAGCGGCAGTTCAAGCTGGCGCAGGAATACGCCAGCTACGTGATGGAAAACGTGCTGTTCAAGATCAGCTTCCCGGCGGAGTTTCATGCGCAGACCGCGTGTGAGGCGGCGGTGATCCTGCATCCGAAAGTGCGCAATCGCCTGCACGAAATCGACCGCATCGTCATCACCACCCATGAGTCGGCGATCCGCATCATTTCCAAGGTCGGGCCGCTGGCCAATGCCGCCGATCGCGATCACTGCCTGCAATACATGACCGCCGTGCCCCTGGCCTTCGGCACCCTGGTGGCCGAGCACTATGAGGACGACTTTCACGCCGCGCACCCGATCATCGACCAGTTGCGCGAGAAGATGCAGATCGTCGAGGACCCGCGTTACACCCGGGAATACCTGGAAGCCGACAAGCGCTCGATCGCCAACGCGATCCAGGTGTTCTTCAAGGACGGCTCCAGCACTGAACAGGTGGCGGTGGAATACCCCATCGGCCACCGGCGCCGCCGCGCCGAAGGCATCCCGCTGCTGGAAGACAAGTTCAAGGCCAACCTGGCCACGCGCTTCACCGCCCAGCGCGCGACGCAGATTTTCCAGCTGTGCAAGGACCCGGCACGGCTGCAGGCGACGCCGGTGCACCGGTTCGTCGACCTGCTGGTGATCTGA
- a CDS encoding DMT family transporter, giving the protein MTTTTTAAPTAQVPARHWLATLVTCTLFLIVCLSWGTTWLGIKVAVASTPPLTAAGLRFLIAFPLFACFAWLRREPLMFPKGSRGFLLFVTLCYFSLPYTLLNYGEVHVSSGLTALLFSCMPVFILIFSALLLREKIHLAQVLGIAVGFASLFQIIRGQGLLNDHNELSGVLAILGAALLHALCYVVTKKHGSAISVITYNALPIGIAGLLLCLAGLWMENPDYSAISPRSWGALLYLGLVASVGGFIVYFFLLKRLNPVILSFVFIIFPVFAVIIGAWYEGLSLSSDLLLYASTLLGGFAITKLPLDKWLSKTAAQPQENP; this is encoded by the coding sequence GTGACCACAACCACCACGGCAGCACCGACCGCTCAAGTGCCTGCGCGCCACTGGCTCGCCACCCTGGTGACCTGCACCCTGTTCCTGATTGTCTGCCTGAGCTGGGGCACCACCTGGCTGGGGATCAAGGTGGCCGTGGCCAGCACGCCGCCCCTGACCGCGGCCGGGCTGCGCTTCTTGATCGCCTTTCCGCTGTTTGCCTGCTTTGCCTGGCTGCGCCGCGAGCCGCTGATGTTCCCCAAGGGCAGCCGCGGTTTCCTGCTGTTCGTCACCCTGTGCTATTTCAGCCTGCCCTATACCTTGCTCAACTACGGCGAGGTGCACGTGTCCTCGGGACTGACCGCCCTGCTGTTCAGCTGCATGCCGGTGTTCATCCTGATCTTTTCCGCCCTGCTGCTGCGGGAAAAAATCCACCTGGCGCAGGTACTCGGCATCGCCGTCGGCTTTGCCAGCCTGTTCCAGATCATCCGCGGCCAGGGCCTGCTCAACGATCACAACGAACTCTCGGGAGTGCTGGCGATTCTCGGCGCGGCGCTGCTGCATGCCTTGTGCTACGTCGTCACCAAGAAACACGGGAGCGCCATCAGCGTCATCACCTACAACGCCCTGCCCATCGGCATCGCCGGCCTGCTGCTGTGCCTGGCCGGCCTGTGGATGGAAAATCCGGATTACTCGGCCATCAGCCCCCGCTCCTGGGGCGCCCTGCTGTACCTGGGACTGGTCGCCTCGGTGGGCGGGTTTATCGTGTACTTCTTCCTGCTCAAACGCCTGAATCCGGTGATCCTGTCCTTCGTCTTCATCATCTTCCCGGTGTTCGCAGTGATCATCGGCGCCTGGTACGAAGGCCTGAGCCTGTCCAGCGATCTGCTGCTGTATGCCTCGACCCTGCTCGGCGGCTTCGCCATCACCAAATTGCCGCTGGATAAATGGCTGTCCAAAACAGCCGCCCAACCCCAGGAAAATCCGTAA
- a CDS encoding aminotransferase-like domain-containing protein, producing the protein MAVKVSIDMVSMLRSALHEGAGPKYKRLADALDQGIDQGLLAPGSKLFPHRQLADQLGVTIGTISRAYAELERMGQVVARVGDGTYVRQDGLQRSRDAGFRHVGDESPALFDMSRNTHIPGAESRLLAQGLRALADDPQGLLEVARYSPEAGLARYREAGASWLTQEGLQVDASQVICVNGAQHGLHIALLALLKAGDTLATEHLTYPGLISTARMQGIKLLGLPMDEQGLLPEALEEACRHHRLAALYCTPTLQNPSTAVQSAARREAIADVCRRHNLLILEDETHAVLMARRPAPLAHFAPERTVLISSLSKAVAAGLRVGFLCGPAPLVGRLAAALRATCWMATPLALELAAGWIDNGIAERLRQQQMLEITRRKGLVAGLLQGLQWRSPEACPHFWIRVPEPWRASEIEAHLKQQHYLVATAETFAVGQAAVPQFIRASVCNTTADDRKLTEGFAALATALRQERGLPGW; encoded by the coding sequence ATGGCTGTCAAAGTAAGTATTGACATGGTGTCAATGTTGCGTTCCGCCTTGCACGAAGGGGCGGGGCCCAAGTACAAGCGCCTGGCCGACGCACTGGATCAGGGCATTGACCAGGGGCTGCTGGCCCCTGGCAGCAAGCTGTTTCCCCATCGGCAGCTGGCCGATCAACTGGGGGTGACCATTGGCACCATCAGTCGCGCCTATGCCGAGCTGGAGCGCATGGGGCAGGTGGTGGCGCGGGTCGGTGATGGCACCTACGTGCGTCAGGACGGCTTGCAGCGTTCGCGCGACGCCGGGTTTCGTCACGTCGGGGACGAGTCGCCCGCGCTGTTCGACATGAGCCGCAATACGCATATTCCCGGGGCGGAGAGCCGTTTGCTCGCTCAGGGCCTGCGGGCGCTGGCGGACGATCCCCAAGGGCTGCTGGAGGTGGCTCGCTACAGCCCGGAGGCCGGGCTGGCGCGCTATCGCGAGGCCGGCGCGAGCTGGCTGACCCAGGAAGGGTTACAGGTCGATGCCTCGCAGGTGATTTGCGTCAACGGCGCCCAGCACGGCTTGCATATCGCCCTGCTGGCGCTGCTCAAGGCCGGGGATACCCTGGCCACCGAGCACCTGACCTATCCGGGCCTGATCAGTACCGCACGGATGCAGGGGATCAAGTTGCTGGGCCTGCCCATGGATGAGCAGGGGCTGCTGCCCGAGGCGCTGGAAGAGGCATGCCGGCATCATCGGCTGGCGGCCCTGTATTGCACGCCGACCTTGCAGAACCCCAGCACCGCGGTGCAGTCCGCGGCGCGCCGGGAGGCGATCGCCGACGTCTGTCGGCGGCACAACCTGTTGATTCTGGAGGACGAAACCCACGCGGTGCTGATGGCCCGGCGGCCGGCGCCGCTGGCGCATTTTGCCCCTGAGCGCACGGTGCTGATCAGCAGCTTGAGCAAGGCAGTGGCCGCGGGGTTGCGGGTCGGTTTCCTGTGCGGGCCGGCGCCGCTGGTGGGACGATTGGCCGCCGCGCTGCGGGCGACCTGCTGGATGGCCACGCCACTCGCCCTGGAGCTGGCTGCCGGTTGGATCGACAACGGTATTGCCGAACGCCTGCGTCAGCAGCAAATGCTCGAGATCACCCGGCGCAAGGGGTTGGTGGCGGGGCTGCTACAGGGGTTGCAATGGCGCAGTCCAGAGGCCTGCCCGCATTTCTGGATCCGCGTTCCCGAGCCCTGGCGGGCCTCGGAGATCGAGGCGCACCTGAAGCAGCAGCACTATCTGGTGGCCACTGCCGAGACATTTGCCGTGGGTCAGGCGGCGGTGCCGCAGTTCATTCGTGCCAGTGTCTGCAACACCACGGCCGATGATCGGAAACTGACCGAGGGCTTTGCTGCCCTGGCGACGGCGTTACGCCAGGAGCGCGGATTGCCGGGGTGGTGA
- the ppsR gene encoding posphoenolpyruvate synthetase regulatory kinase/phosphorylase PpsR, with protein MKRSAFFISDGTGITAETLGQSLLAQFENITFSKFTRPYIDSMEKARAMVQQINMAAEKDGHRPIIFDTIVNQDIREILATSNGFMIDIFSTFLAPLEQELSEHSSYSVGKSHSIGHNSNYMERIEAVNFALDNDDGARTHYYDKADLILVGVSRCGKTPTCLYMAMQFGIRAANYPLTEEDMERLQLPNALRAHKHKLFGLTIDPDRLTAIRNERKPNSRYSSYAQCEFEVREVENLFRRENIPHINSTHFSVEEISAKILVEKGVERRFK; from the coding sequence ATGAAACGATCTGCTTTCTTTATTTCCGACGGTACCGGTATCACAGCGGAAACCCTCGGCCAGAGCCTGTTGGCGCAGTTCGAAAACATTACCTTCAGCAAATTCACGCGGCCGTACATCGACAGCATGGAAAAAGCGCGGGCCATGGTACAACAAATCAATATGGCCGCCGAAAAAGACGGCCATCGGCCGATCATTTTCGACACCATCGTCAATCAGGACATTCGTGAGATTCTCGCGACCTCCAATGGTTTCATGATCGACATCTTCTCGACCTTCCTCGCGCCCCTGGAACAGGAGCTCAGCGAGCACTCCTCCTACTCCGTCGGCAAGTCCCATTCCATTGGCCACAACTCCAACTACATGGAGCGGATCGAGGCGGTGAACTTCGCCCTGGACAACGACGACGGCGCCCGCACCCACTACTACGACAAGGCCGACCTGATCCTGGTGGGCGTGTCGCGCTGCGGCAAGACCCCAACCTGCCTGTACATGGCCATGCAATTCGGCATCCGCGCGGCCAACTACCCGCTGACCGAAGAAGACATGGAGCGCCTGCAACTGCCCAATGCCCTGCGCGCCCACAAGCACAAGCTGTTCGGCCTGACCATCGACCCCGACCGCCTCACCGCGATCCGCAACGAGCGCAAGCCCAACAGCCGCTACTCCAGCTACGCCCAGTGCGAGTTCGAAGTGCGCGAAGTGGAGAACCTGTTCCGCCGCGAAAACATTCCCCATATCAACTCCACGCATTTCTCGGTGGAAGAGATCTCGGCCAAGATCCTCGTGGAAAAAGGCGTGGAGCGCCGCTTCAAGTAG
- the ppsA gene encoding phosphoenolpyruvate synthase: MVEYVVSLDKLGKHDVEHVGGKNASLGEMISNLAGAGVSVPGGFATTAQAYRDFLELSGLNDQIHAALDALDVDDVNALAKTGAQIRQWIMEAEFPERLNTEIRTAFAALSAGNPEMAVAVRSSATAEDLPDASFAGQQETFLNIRGVDNVIRAAKEVFASLFNDRAISYRVHQGFDHKLVALSAGVQRMVRSETGTAGVMFTLDTESGFRDVVFITGAYGLGETVVQGAVNPDEFYVHKNTLEAGRPAILRRNLGSKAIKMIYGDEAKAGRSVKTVDVDAADRARFCLTDAEVSELAKQAMIIEKHYQCPMDIEWAKDGDDGKLYIVQARPETVKSRTQANVMERYLLKETGTVLVEGRAIGQRIGAGKVRIIKDVSEMDKVQAGDVLVSDMTDPDWEPVMKRASAIVTNRGGRTCHAAIIARELGIPAVVGCGNATELLKDGQGVTVSCAEGDTGLIFEGELGFDIKQNSVDAMPELPFKIMMNVGNPDRAFDFAQLPNAGVGLARLEFIINRMIGVHPKALLNYAGLPQEIKDSVDKRIAGYHDPVDFYVDKLVEGISTLAAAFTPKKVIVRLSDFKSNEYANLIGGKLYEPEEENPMLGFRGASRYISESFRDCFELECRALKRVRNEMGLTNVEIMVPFVRTLGEASQVVDLLAENGLKRGENGLRVIMMCELPSNAILAEEFLEYFDGFSIGSNDLTQLTLGLDRDSGIIAHLFDERNPAVKKLLANAIAACNKAGKYIGICGQGPSDHPDLAKWLMEQGIESVSLNPDSVLETWFFLAEGQGAA, translated from the coding sequence TTGGTAGAGTACGTAGTTTCCCTCGATAAGCTCGGCAAACACGATGTTGAGCATGTGGGGGGCAAGAACGCATCCCTGGGCGAGATGATCAGCAACCTCGCAGGTGCGGGCGTATCGGTCCCTGGTGGCTTTGCCACGACAGCTCAGGCTTATCGTGATTTTCTTGAGTTGAGCGGTCTGAACGACCAGATCCATGCCGCCCTCGATGCGCTGGATGTCGATGACGTCAACGCCCTGGCCAAGACCGGCGCGCAGATCCGTCAATGGATCATGGAAGCCGAGTTCCCCGAGCGCCTGAACACCGAGATTCGTACCGCCTTCGCCGCGCTGTCGGCCGGCAATCCGGAAATGGCCGTGGCCGTGCGTTCCTCGGCCACCGCCGAAGACTTGCCGGACGCCTCCTTCGCTGGCCAGCAGGAAACCTTCCTCAACATCCGTGGCGTGGACAACGTGATCCGTGCCGCCAAGGAAGTGTTTGCCTCCCTGTTCAACGATCGCGCCATTTCCTACCGCGTACACCAGGGTTTCGACCACAAGCTGGTGGCCCTGTCTGCCGGTGTGCAGCGCATGGTGCGTTCGGAAACCGGCACTGCCGGCGTGATGTTCACCCTCGACACCGAATCGGGCTTCCGTGACGTGGTGTTCATCACCGGTGCCTATGGCCTGGGTGAAACCGTGGTCCAGGGCGCGGTCAACCCGGACGAGTTCTACGTCCACAAGAACACCCTTGAAGCCGGCCGTCCGGCCATCCTGCGCCGCAACCTGGGCAGCAAGGCGATCAAGATGATCTACGGCGACGAGGCCAAGGCCGGTCGCTCGGTGAAGACCGTGGACGTGGACGCGGCCGATCGCGCACGTTTCTGCCTGACCGACGCCGAAGTCAGCGAGCTGGCCAAGCAGGCGATGATCATCGAGAAGCACTACCAGTGCCCGATGGATATCGAGTGGGCCAAAGATGGCGACGACGGCAAGCTGTACATCGTCCAGGCCCGTCCGGAAACCGTGAAGAGCCGTACCCAGGCCAACGTCATGGAACGCTACCTGCTCAAGGAAACCGGCACCGTCCTGGTGGAAGGCCGTGCCATCGGCCAGCGCATCGGCGCCGGCAAGGTGCGGATCATCAAGGACGTTTCCGAGATGGACAAGGTCCAGGCCGGCGACGTGCTGGTTTCCGACATGACCGACCCGGACTGGGAGCCAGTGATGAAGCGCGCCAGCGCCATCGTCACCAACCGTGGCGGTCGTACCTGCCACGCGGCGATCATCGCTCGTGAACTGGGGATTCCGGCGGTAGTGGGTTGTGGCAACGCCACCGAGCTGCTCAAGGATGGCCAGGGCGTGACCGTTTCCTGCGCCGAAGGCGACACCGGCTTGATCTTCGAAGGCGAACTGGGTTTCGACATCAAGCAGAACTCGGTAGACGCCATGCCGGAACTGCCGTTCAAGATCATGATGAACGTCGGCAACCCGGACCGCGCCTTTGACTTCGCCCAGTTGCCGAACGCCGGCGTGGGCCTGGCCCGCCTGGAGTTCATCATCAACCGCATGATCGGCGTGCACCCCAAGGCGCTGCTGAACTACGCCGGGCTGCCGCAAGAGATCAAGGACAGCGTCGACAAGCGTATTGCCGGCTACCATGATCCTGTGGATTTCTACGTCGACAAGCTGGTGGAAGGCATCAGCACCCTGGCTGCGGCGTTCACTCCGAAGAAGGTCATCGTGCGTCTGTCGGACTTCAAGTCCAACGAATACGCCAACCTGATCGGCGGCAAGCTCTACGAGCCGGAAGAAGAGAACCCGATGCTGGGCTTCCGTGGCGCCTCGCGCTACATCAGCGAATCCTTCCGTGACTGCTTCGAACTCGAATGCCGTGCGCTGAAACGCGTGCGCAACGAGATGGGCCTGACCAACGTCGAAATCATGGTGCCGTTCGTGCGCACCTTGGGCGAAGCCAGCCAAGTGGTTGATCTGCTGGCTGAAAATGGCCTCAAGCGCGGCGAAAACGGTCTGCGCGTGATCATGATGTGCGAACTGCCTTCCAACGCCATCCTGGCTGAGGAATTCCTCGAGTACTTCGATGGTTTCTCCATCGGCTCCAACGACCTGACCCAACTGACCCTGGGCCTGGACCGTGACTCGGGGATCATCGCCCACCTGTTCGACGAGCGTAATCCTGCGGTCAAGAAGCTGCTGGCCAATGCCATCGCCGCCTGCAACAAGGCCGGCAAATACATCGGCATCTGCGGCCAGGGACCTTCGGACCACCCGGACCTGGCCAAGTGGCTGATGGAGCAGGGCATTGAAAGCGTCTCGCTGAACCCGGACTCGGTGCTGGAAACCTGGTTCTTCCTGGCCGAAGGTCAGGGCGCGGCGTAA